The nucleotide sequence CTGAGTTTAGTGAAACCAGAGTCCCCATAAAAGGTTCTATATCACAGAGCTTCGGAAGATTAGATATCTTTAGGACTCTAGCTCTTTTGAGCTTTGGGTCATATGACATCAAACCAACTTTCTGCTCTTTCCATAGATAACTCTCAAAAAGGATTTCACCATTCTGGAAAATCTGAATTGGCCTTCCGTAAATCATATCTGCTATATCTTCTGTAATGTTCATATGCTTACTCCATCTGTGATCCTTCATCGTCCACACAGCAGCATCATCCTTCTTATGCTTAAGAACAAGGCAGAGTTTTCCTTCCCATGTACCTAATTCTGACATGCCATGGTTAATCCAACAGTTGACAGGTAATGATGTGTCACGAAAGGTCTCATTACAGATATCGAAGGACACTGTCACGCAAGAGGCTTTGGATTCAGAATGGCGAGCAACTGCAATCCAATAAAGAACACCATTAACAAGATGACCGCGATTTCTGTCCCAAGAAAAATCATACTGAATAAATCCGAGGCTTTTCCATGAATTCGATCTTAACGTATAAATTCTAGCTTCAGAAACCAAACCCATATGACATTTGTATACAACTTGCCACAGCTGAAGGAGACTCAATTGGGGTTGCTGGTACTTGTTTGTATTCTTTTGTATATGGGTTCCAAATGCAAATTTTCCCATAAAGTTCAATGCAAACCAAGCCATTACAAGAACCAATAAGTTGACTTGCACATTTCTTAGACATAAATGGATAATCAATCCCAACAGCCTTACCCAAATTTTTTGATGATAAAACATTGTGATCGACGGAACAAATGTAAATATCGGTAGGTTTACTATGGTCAGTTTTTTGATTGATAACCAGAAGATTAAAGTTATTCACTGTAATAGTATTTTGAAGATGTATTTCTATAAAATGGGGGTTTTTGAATAAATTATTGCACCAATTCTTACAAACACACCTGAATCTTAATACGGACTTCACAGGCAACCTCGTGATGTTTTCCTCAATGACTTCTTGTGGTATGCTTGACATTTCTCCTTTCCTCCTTGTGAAAATTAGTGAAACACCAAGGGAAAAAGATCACAGTACTACAGTAGAACTTTGGGGTCTCAAAATGACTTGTGACCTTATTGGAACCTCTCTGCCCCAGTCCCAATATAAAGAAACCATGGCCAATCAATAATCATTCACAAAATCAGTTG is from Papaver somniferum cultivar HN1 unplaced genomic scaffold, ASM357369v1 unplaced-scaffold_13208, whole genome shotgun sequence and encodes:
- the LOC113333426 gene encoding uncharacterized protein LOC113333426, coding for MAWFALNFMGKFAFGTHIQKNTNKYQQPQLSLLQLWQVVYKCHMGLVSEARIYTLRSNSWKSLGFIQYDFSWDRNRGHLVNGVLYWIAVARHSESKASCVTVSFDICNETFRDTSLPVNCWINHGMSELGTWEGKLCLVLKHKKDDAAVWTMKDHRWSKHMNITEDIADMIYGRPIQIFQNGEILFESYLWKEQKVGLMSYDPKLKRARVLKISNLPKLCDIEPFMGTLVSLNSGDFLGQEHLEEE